In Lacrimispora indolis DSM 755, a genomic segment contains:
- a CDS encoding response regulator transcription factor — translation MKILLADDERLIRLGLKSMIEELYPNVHRFFEVENGEKLLEQLEKDTPDLIFLDIHMPMLTGLQAFSRFHEQQIPVVMLTGYAEFSYAQEALRLGALDYLLKPASLDEVRATMEKAASLFGERELLLKKDYELEFEKILDLYTSIRFLQTPRYVLPPYTAVLFYVDHYHKETFKNDLDELNTMLSSISSRHGARFTLTFLPTGEICYLTSTAIPPEEFKKELSRFHQTSGCVATGFHVSAGDLSQLFAQFEAVQKADSLRFCVGLGSVLSEKERLAFSPLLPFSDLMEKLLIARQTDDVIGFQNLLHTLSLFPHEKEVFELCDDSLNRILTMESGTAAGICSISRLVEFFKQMTYQNQSIDLIDKINVYMEEHYMDQIGINTIADMIDISPNYLSKIYKMKTGEKFVDHLTGVRIKKAMELMSGGHTATVRDTAERVGYFSTRYFTKVFLKSTGISPSEYLKGHMLSEGKPTAP, via the coding sequence ATGAAAATTCTTTTAGCTGACGATGAACGCCTGATCCGGCTGGGATTAAAAAGCATGATTGAGGAGCTTTATCCCAACGTTCACCGGTTTTTTGAAGTAGAAAACGGAGAAAAGCTTTTAGAACAACTGGAAAAGGATACGCCTGACCTGATATTCCTGGATATCCACATGCCAATGCTCACCGGTCTGCAGGCTTTTTCCCGGTTTCATGAGCAGCAGATCCCGGTGGTCATGCTGACCGGATATGCGGAGTTTTCCTATGCACAGGAAGCTTTAAGGCTGGGAGCCTTAGACTATCTATTAAAACCGGCCAGTCTTGACGAGGTCCGGGCTACCATGGAAAAAGCAGCTTCTCTTTTTGGAGAGCGGGAGCTTTTGCTGAAAAAAGATTATGAACTGGAATTTGAAAAAATTCTCGACCTCTATACATCCATCCGGTTTTTACAGACTCCAAGGTACGTTCTTCCCCCTTACACGGCTGTTCTGTTTTATGTTGACCATTACCATAAGGAAACCTTTAAAAATGACTTGGATGAGTTAAATACCATGCTCTCTTCTATCTCCTCCCGCCACGGTGCCAGGTTTACATTGACATTTCTTCCTACAGGGGAAATCTGTTATCTTACCAGCACGGCAATTCCCCCTGAGGAGTTTAAGAAAGAACTCAGCCGGTTTCACCAGACCAGCGGATGCGTTGCAACCGGATTTCACGTTTCAGCCGGAGATCTTTCTCAGCTGTTTGCACAGTTTGAGGCCGTTCAAAAGGCAGACAGCCTGCGATTTTGCGTTGGCCTTGGGTCGGTTTTATCAGAGAAAGAACGATTGGCGTTTTCCCCTCTCCTGCCTTTTTCGGATTTGATGGAAAAGCTTTTGATTGCCCGCCAGACAGATGATGTGATTGGTTTCCAGAATCTGCTCCACACACTTTCCCTTTTTCCTCATGAAAAAGAGGTCTTTGAACTTTGTGATGATTCCTTAAACCGCATTCTTACCATGGAATCCGGTACAGCGGCCGGTATTTGCTCCATCAGCCGGCTCGTAGAATTTTTTAAGCAGATGACTTACCAAAATCAGAGCATTGACTTAATTGATAAAATCAACGTTTATATGGAAGAGCATTATATGGACCAGATCGGGATCAATACCATTGCGGATATGATTGATATTTCACCCAACTACTTAAGTAAAATCTATAAGATGAAAACCGGAGAAAAATTTGTTGACCACTTGACCGGGGTCCGTATAAAAAAGGCAATGGAGCTCATGTCAGGGGGACATACTGCCACGGTACGGGATACTGCAGAGCGGGTGGGATATTTCAGCACAAGGTATTTTACCAAGGTTTTCTTAAAAAGTACGGGAATCTCACCTTCCGAATATTTAAAGGGCCATATGCTGAGCGAAGGGAAGCCCACTGCTCCATAA
- a CDS encoding sensor histidine kinase, translated as MKKRQSFQNRFLALFLISIVMPIIIMATILAFYFQNRIYRDNEKYFSTSLYSISTNLSTYVSDLKRLALTPYIYDDILNFFAAVENGKYTKDGSSDYRIERHRQNYTTSMQRILNTAREDILAVSFMPVNPDNHIIVTATKTSDLMNTTDYPYQLEPWYQQVLHSTDPYYFMVSEPPPYIRAETTVISALHTVRNVYTKRKLGVIRIDASDNIIKDIFSSVSLSENSGFVIAGQDGTPVYQVGKVEKGVLETLSSPDNKIPTGSDTYRLYKSDISGMPWQLIFVSSQKDIFKQVSIVWSLAAILSLSSILAAFSIFRSNSKKTALALNSILNTMKKVARGDLEASVPDTDLLQNDSFNTEELSLIAENLNEMIRKLELYIDRSYKYEIDRQEAEYRALQSQINPHFLYNTLNCFLTMNRIGMKKELEDSIIQLTRIFRYTCSNAKLTTVEEEFKFCIQYCNLLKIRYDERLTFISSMEEEAKNISIPRLLIQPLVENALKHGMDGDGISITISISASIENHTLILEEKNNGIPIHIKEVYSDGKVGIRNVENRVKIFHPHASFEINLTGDITSMTIKIPLEGGTSL; from the coding sequence ATGAAAAAACGCCAAAGCTTTCAAAACCGGTTTTTGGCCCTGTTTCTCATCAGTATTGTTATGCCCATCATCATCATGGCCACCATACTTGCCTTTTACTTTCAAAACAGGATATACAGGGACAATGAAAAATACTTTTCAACCTCCCTTTACTCCATTTCAACCAATTTAAGCACCTATGTATCCGACTTAAAAAGGCTGGCTCTTACCCCTTATATTTATGATGATATTCTGAACTTTTTTGCAGCTGTTGAAAATGGGAAATACACAAAGGATGGTTCCTCAGACTACCGGATCGAGCGCCACCGGCAAAATTATACCACTTCCATGCAGCGGATTTTAAATACCGCCAGGGAGGATATTCTGGCAGTATCTTTCATGCCTGTAAACCCGGACAACCATATCATCGTCACTGCAACAAAAACCAGTGATCTTATGAATACCACAGACTATCCTTACCAGCTGGAACCCTGGTATCAGCAGGTTTTACATTCAACGGACCCTTATTATTTTATGGTTTCAGAGCCTCCCCCTTATATCCGCGCTGAGACAACGGTCATCTCCGCCCTTCATACGGTCCGCAACGTGTACACCAAACGGAAGCTGGGCGTCATACGGATCGACGCCTCCGACAACATCATTAAGGATATTTTCAGCAGCGTAAGCTTAAGCGAAAATTCAGGCTTTGTGATTGCAGGCCAGGACGGAACTCCCGTCTACCAGGTTGGAAAGGTGGAGAAAGGCGTCCTTGAAACGCTTTCTTCCCCTGATAATAAAATCCCCACTGGCTCCGATACCTACCGCCTGTATAAAAGTGATATTTCAGGAATGCCCTGGCAGCTTATTTTTGTCTCCTCACAAAAGGATATATTTAAGCAAGTATCCATTGTGTGGAGCCTTGCTGCTATTTTAAGCCTTTCCTCCATTCTGGCCGCATTCTCCATTTTCCGCTCCAACTCAAAAAAGACTGCCCTTGCTTTAAATTCCATTTTAAATACAATGAAAAAGGTGGCACGGGGTGACTTGGAGGCTTCTGTCCCTGACACAGACCTTTTGCAGAACGATTCCTTTAACACGGAAGAATTGTCCCTGATTGCGGAGAATCTAAATGAGATGATCCGTAAGCTGGAGCTTTATATTGACCGGTCCTATAAATATGAGATTGACCGGCAGGAGGCAGAATACCGGGCCCTTCAAAGCCAGATCAACCCCCATTTTCTCTACAATACCTTAAACTGCTTTCTCACCATGAACCGGATCGGGATGAAAAAAGAGCTGGAGGACAGCATTATCCAGCTCACCAGAATATTCCGCTATACCTGCAGCAACGCAAAGCTGACCACGGTTGAAGAAGAATTTAAATTCTGCATCCAATACTGCAATCTCCTTAAAATACGCTATGATGAACGGCTGACCTTTATAAGCTCCATGGAGGAAGAAGCAAAGAACATCTCCATTCCAAGGCTTCTCATACAGCCGCTTGTGGAGAATGCCTTAAAGCATGGAATGGACGGGGACGGTATTTCCATTACGATCTCAATCTCCGCCTCCATTGAGAACCATACCCTGATCCTGGAAGAAAAAAACAACGGAATTCCCATTCATATTAAGGAAGTATACTCCGATGGAAAGGTTGGTATAAGAAATGTGGAAAACCGGGTAAAAATCTTTCACCCCCATGCCTCCTTTGAAATAAATCTGACTGGAGACATTACTTCCATGACAATTAAAATACCTCTGGAAGGAGGAACCTCTTTATGA
- a CDS encoding ABC transporter substrate-binding protein, with amino-acid sequence MKKLALAAMAGFIAVSMSGCSKAPEEPVETTTTTAAEAVKETESKGEAAASTGVTIEFLYNLNGESVSDAIQDVCKQFTEETGIGVEAVMPGSNFSDIMKTRMASNQLPDVWTTHGWAVARYAEYLSPLNDFEFASHIAPSIKEQITDGEGNLYTLPIDMDLTGMIYNENVLEEAGVNVDDIKTWADFEEACEKIKAAGLTPIQLGGKDSYTMGNMMDFVAPTLITNEDEANQSALLDGSFDWSKWNVVVNQIDSWRQKGYFNTDAVTADFMTGIKALAADKSAFMFTAASGITETYVQNPDTKMGFMPLPAREAGLKRSLMTGEHFAVGMSKTTKHPEEVKQFMDFLAREDICSYLATKCGMPSGLDNVVSDTGRLAPFYDKYANDSSILNIPYFDRKYLPSGMWNDLCVTGATIVSGQSDSLTVAVDQMKTSYEEKKAQE; translated from the coding sequence ATGAAGAAATTAGCACTTGCTGCGATGGCAGGTTTCATTGCAGTCAGCATGTCAGGCTGCTCCAAGGCGCCTGAAGAGCCTGTGGAGACAACCACGACCACAGCTGCGGAAGCAGTAAAAGAGACAGAATCAAAAGGGGAAGCAGCAGCTTCCACAGGTGTTACCATTGAATTTTTATATAACTTAAACGGTGAGTCTGTCAGCGATGCCATTCAGGATGTTTGCAAGCAGTTTACAGAGGAAACCGGAATCGGCGTGGAAGCGGTCATGCCTGGCAGTAATTTTTCCGATATCATGAAGACCAGAATGGCTTCCAACCAGCTTCCTGATGTGTGGACAACCCATGGCTGGGCAGTTGCAAGATATGCGGAATACTTATCTCCTTTAAATGATTTTGAATTTGCATCTCACATTGCCCCAAGCATCAAGGAACAGATCACGGACGGTGAAGGAAACCTTTATACCCTTCCCATTGACATGGATTTAACCGGAATGATCTACAATGAAAATGTTCTGGAAGAAGCCGGCGTGAATGTGGATGACATCAAAACCTGGGCTGATTTTGAGGAAGCCTGCGAGAAGATCAAGGCAGCAGGACTTACCCCGATCCAGCTTGGAGGAAAAGACAGCTACACCATGGGTAATATGATGGATTTCGTGGCGCCTACTTTGATCACAAACGAGGATGAGGCTAATCAGTCCGCTCTGTTAGACGGCAGCTTTGACTGGAGCAAATGGAATGTGGTCGTAAACCAGATCGACTCCTGGAGGCAGAAGGGATACTTTAATACAGATGCCGTTACAGCAGATTTCATGACCGGTATCAAGGCCCTTGCAGCTGACAAGTCAGCATTTATGTTTACTGCAGCCAGCGGAATCACAGAGACTTATGTTCAGAACCCGGATACGAAAATGGGCTTTATGCCTCTTCCTGCAAGAGAAGCAGGGCTGAAACGGTCTCTGATGACAGGAGAGCATTTTGCAGTGGGCATGTCAAAGACCACAAAGCATCCGGAAGAAGTAAAGCAGTTTATGGATTTCCTTGCCCGTGAAGACATTTGTTCTTACCTTGCAACCAAATGCGGTATGCCTTCCGGACTTGACAACGTGGTAAGCGATACGGGCAGACTGGCTCCTTTCTATGATAAGTATGCAAATGACAGTTCCATTTTAAACATTCCGTATTTTGACAGAAAATACCTTCCAAGCGGCATGTGGAATGACCTCTGTGTAACAGGAGCTACCATTGTTTCCGGACAGTCAGATTCCCTTACCGTTGCAGTGGATCAGATGAAGACAAGCTATGAGGAAAAGAAAGCACAGGAGTAA
- a CDS encoding carbohydrate ABC transporter permease, with protein sequence MKIQKKSAINLFYIPAVILFLVFVIYPFVQGIRLSFTNWNGYSQTMKYVGFKNYARLFQDANVKTALVNTLIYGVMSTLIQNILGLGYALFLNTKFKGRSLVRTIIYMPVMIAPLIMGYIMYFFFQYDGGAVNDILTALHMEPVDLLVHSGTAIWIIVLVNSLQFVGVAMVIYLAGLQNVPNMYYEAAMIDGATFWERFKHITVPLLMPAISSSTILNLIGGLKLFDLVMALTSGGPGFSTHSLSTLVTNQYFSAQSAGYASAIGIFSFLLIMIISNVVMGYFDRKEVDA encoded by the coding sequence ATGAAGATTCAAAAAAAATCAGCGATCAATCTGTTTTATATTCCGGCAGTGATACTGTTTCTGGTTTTTGTAATTTATCCTTTTGTCCAGGGTATCCGGCTTTCCTTTACCAACTGGAATGGATATTCCCAGACTATGAAATATGTTGGATTTAAAAATTATGCCAGATTATTTCAGGATGCAAATGTAAAGACAGCACTGGTCAATACACTTATTTACGGTGTTATGAGTACCCTGATCCAGAATATACTGGGTCTTGGCTACGCGTTATTTTTAAATACAAAGTTTAAGGGACGTTCCCTTGTCAGAACGATTATCTATATGCCGGTTATGATTGCTCCGCTGATTATGGGTTACATCATGTATTTCTTCTTTCAGTATGACGGAGGTGCGGTCAATGATATTCTGACCGCCCTCCACATGGAGCCGGTGGATTTACTGGTCCATTCAGGAACAGCCATCTGGATCATCGTTCTAGTGAATTCCCTGCAGTTTGTGGGCGTTGCCATGGTCATTTACCTGGCAGGCCTTCAGAATGTTCCCAACATGTATTATGAGGCAGCCATGATCGACGGAGCTACCTTCTGGGAACGTTTTAAGCACATTACCGTTCCCCTGCTGATGCCGGCCATTTCTTCCTCTACCATTTTAAACCTGATCGGAGGATTAAAGCTCTTTGACCTGGTTATGGCGCTTACAAGCGGCGGACCGGGATTCAGCACTCATTCCCTGTCCACTTTGGTTACCAACCAGTATTTCTCCGCTCAGTCCGCAGGATATGCTTCTGCAATCGGGATTTTTTCATTCCTGCTGATTATGATCATCAGCAATGTGGTTATGGGGTATTTTGACAGGAAGGAGGTGGATGCGTAA
- a CDS encoding carbohydrate ABC transporter permease, producing MKGSRVSNAWKYILALIIIAVHFVPIYMVVAIAFKSPYDHSSRWAFPGYFYLKNIYTALERGGMLLALKNTVIISGMAILFIVVVGAMAAYPLARNKSRLNNLVKGFIMGVMMIPPLSILVPLYSFMAKIQGINSYWGMIVTLITFQLPTSIFLFSSFITSIPVALEEAAAIDGCGPFQTFFRIIMPQLKPVTASVIIITGVNCWNNYQFALYLLQSPRIKTITLAIAGFFSADSANVNGAAAAAFIGILPMVVVFLFLQKYFIQGMVDSAIK from the coding sequence ATGAAAGGATCAAGAGTTTCCAATGCCTGGAAGTATATTCTGGCTCTCATCATCATTGCAGTCCACTTTGTGCCCATTTATATGGTGGTCGCCATTGCGTTTAAATCCCCTTATGACCATTCCTCCAGGTGGGCCTTTCCGGGATACTTTTACTTAAAAAACATTTACACCGCACTGGAACGGGGAGGGATGCTCCTGGCCCTTAAAAATACGGTGATCATCAGCGGCATGGCAATTCTGTTCATTGTGGTTGTGGGAGCTATGGCGGCTTATCCCCTTGCAAGAAATAAGAGCAGGCTTAATAATCTGGTGAAAGGGTTTATTATGGGTGTCATGATGATCCCCCCCTTAAGCATTTTGGTTCCTCTGTATTCCTTTATGGCAAAGATTCAGGGAATCAATTCCTACTGGGGCATGATCGTGACCCTGATCACCTTCCAGCTTCCCACCAGCATCTTTTTGTTTTCCAGCTTTATTACCAGCATTCCTGTTGCCCTTGAGGAAGCGGCGGCAATTGACGGCTGCGGGCCGTTCCAGACATTTTTCCGGATCATCATGCCCCAGCTGAAGCCGGTAACGGCTTCTGTTATCATCATCACAGGCGTAAACTGCTGGAACAATTACCAGTTCGCCCTATACTTACTCCAGTCACCCAGGATCAAAACCATCACCCTGGCCATTGCAGGCTTCTTTTCCGCGGACTCGGCCAATGTCAACGGTGCGGCGGCGGCTGCCTTTATCGGGATTCTTCCCATGGTTGTGGTGTTCCTGTTTTTACAGAAATACTTTATCCAGGGCATGGTGGACAGCGCAATTAAGTAA